The Aureimonas mangrovi genome includes a region encoding these proteins:
- a CDS encoding YdcH family protein, whose amino-acid sequence MSLDSHLATLEQRHSALDTQISALRQAPAMSDVHIQELKRKKLVLKDEIERLRTQG is encoded by the coding sequence ATGTCCTTGGATAGCCATCTCGCCACGTTGGAACAGCGCCATTCGGCGCTCGACACACAGATCTCGGCGCTCAGGCAGGCGCCGGCGATGAGCGATGTACACATCCAGGAACTGAAGCGGAAGAAGCTCGTCCTCAAGGACGAGATCGAAAGGCTTCGCACCCAAGGCTGA
- a CDS encoding YdcH family protein, translating into MSDQEQATLRLQVARLRQEHADFDAAIEAMEITGCDRLQIQRMKKKKLSIKDRLQDLEDQILPDIIA; encoded by the coding sequence ATGTCGGATCAGGAGCAGGCGACCTTGAGGCTTCAGGTCGCGCGTCTGCGTCAGGAACACGCGGATTTCGATGCCGCCATCGAGGCGATGGAGATCACCGGCTGCGACCGGCTGCAGATCCAGCGCATGAAGAAGAAGAAGCTGTCGATCAAGGATCGACTGCAGGACCTCGAGGACCAGATCCTGCCGGACATCATCGCGTGA
- the purE gene encoding 5-(carboxyamino)imidazole ribonucleotide mutase, translating to MSTRPPVPAHADVAIIMGSQSDWPTMKNAADTLDALGVSYEARIVSAHRTPDRLVAFAKGARAEGFKIVIAGAGGAAHLPGMTAAMTPLPVFGVPVESRALSGQDSLLSIVQMPAGVPVGTLAIGRAGAVNAALLAAAVLALSDLALAERLDAWRERQSALVAETPSDETGTKH from the coding sequence GTGAGCACCCGACCTCCCGTTCCCGCGCATGCGGACGTCGCCATCATCATGGGCAGCCAGTCCGACTGGCCGACCATGAAGAACGCCGCCGACACGCTCGACGCGCTCGGCGTCTCCTACGAAGCGCGCATCGTCTCGGCCCACCGCACGCCGGACAGGCTCGTCGCCTTCGCCAAGGGCGCGCGGGCCGAGGGCTTCAAGATCGTTATCGCGGGTGCGGGCGGCGCGGCGCATCTGCCCGGCATGACCGCCGCGATGACGCCGCTGCCGGTCTTCGGCGTGCCGGTGGAAAGCCGCGCGCTCTCGGGCCAGGACAGTCTCCTCTCCATCGTGCAGATGCCCGCCGGCGTCCCCGTCGGCACGCTCGCCATCGGCCGTGCGGGCGCGGTGAACGCCGCGCTTCTGGCTGCCGCGGTCCTCGCCCTCTCCGACCTCGCGCTCGCGGAGCGGCTCGACGCCTGGCGCGAGCGCCAGAGCGCGCTCGTCGCCGAGACGCCCAGCGACGAGACGGGAACCAAGCATTGA